In Pirellulales bacterium, a single genomic region encodes these proteins:
- a CDS encoding undecaprenyl-diphosphate phosphatase, whose translation MDFGHVWKILVLAIVQGAAELLPVSSSAHVAIAAKLIGFDLGTDAKADVQWAFLLIMLHTGTMFSVLVYFWSRWKPLLKQVPALILATIATGVVGFGLKKLIERVVLHDSAGNPQ comes from the coding sequence ATGGATTTCGGGCATGTCTGGAAAATCCTGGTTTTGGCAATTGTCCAAGGCGCGGCCGAATTGCTCCCGGTCTCCAGTTCGGCTCATGTGGCGATCGCCGCGAAGCTGATCGGGTTCGATCTGGGCACGGATGCCAAGGCCGACGTGCAATGGGCCTTCCTGCTGATCATGCTTCACACCGGGACGATGTTCTCCGTGCTCGTCTACTTTTGGTCCCGCTGGAAACCGCTCCTCAAGCAGGTCCCCGCGCTGATCCTGGCGACGATCGCAACGGGTGTCGTTGGATTTGGCCTGAAGAAGTTGATCGAGCGCGTCGTGCTGCACGACTCGGCCGGCAATCCGCAAGA